Genomic segment of Spirosoma oryzicola:
CAGTCTAATCAAACTATTCAAGATGCGTTTCGACGGTCTCGACTTGCCTACAAACGAATCGAATTCTTATCAGCCTATTACAGTCCTGAAACGACGAAAGCGCTCAATGGTCCCAATATTCCGGACGTAGATGATGACCTGCGGGTCAACGAACCGGAGGGATTTCAAGTATTGGAAGAACTCTTATTTCCCGGATTGGAACCCGCCAATCAAGCGGAGGCAACGCAACATGCCGCTGTATTACGGGCTAATGTCAACCGGCTACGCAAAATTTCCGAGAGCAACGACGTTACGGACAGCCATGTGTTCGACGCAATGCGCTTGGAGGTGTTTCGCGTGATCACGCTGGGGGTTACCGGCTTCGACTCGCCCGTGGCGTTTTACTCACTTCCCGAATCTGCCAGCGCTCTCGAAAGCCTGCAACAGCAACTTGCTCATTATGAGTTGAAAAAACGCGATGCCCACCTAGCGGAGCAATTGGATCAGGCATTTACCCAGGCTGTACAGTCGCTGCGTTCGGGGCAGGATTTTAATCGGTTCGACCGGTTAGGTTTAATCAAGCAGTCCGCTAATACCTTGAGCAGCTTATTGCTCGATGCCCAAGAGAGTTTGAACATTCCAGTTTTTACGGAAAGCCGTTTGCTACGTCCGTCAGCCCGGACATTGACAGACATAGATGCGTTTGATCCGAGCTATTTTGTCAACTTTACCGAGCAACGGGCAACACCGGATCGGATTGCCTTAGGGAAACAGCTGTTCAGCGATCCCATTCTGTCGGGAGGAGAGGGCCGGACTTGTGCCAGTTGTCATCAGCCGGAGCGGGCTTTTACGGATGGCGAGCAGAAAAGTCTGGCTATCGGTTTCAACGGACGCCGTGTGGCACGTAACGCGCCGACCTTGCTTAACGCTTCACTACAGGCCGTACAATTTGCCGACTCGCGCGTTGTGTTTCTGGAGGATCAGGCCAGCGACGTTATTCAGAATAAAGCAGAAATGCACGGGTCGTTACCGGCTGCCGTCATCGCATTGCAGAAAAATAAGCAGTACCGTGCGCTGTTTGCAAAATCGTACCAGGAGGGGGTAACCGAAGGTACGCTGAAGAACGCCGTCGCCAGTTACGTTCGCTCGCTGGTGAAGCTCGATTCGCGCGTTGATCAGTACCTACGTGGGCAACCAACCACCCTTTCGGCAGACGAGAAGAAAGGCTTCAATCTGTTCATGGGTAAGGCAAAATGCGCCACCTGTCACTTTTTTCCATTATTTAACGGAACCGTTCCGCCCGCTTTTCAGGAAACGGAAAGCGAAGTGCTGGGAACGCCCGCTCACGCTAATGGCAAGCAGGTGGACGAAGACCTGGGCAAGTTTGTACTGACAAAACGGGAACCACATCGCTATTCCTTTAAGACTCCTACGGTTCGTCAGGTTTCGCAGACTGCTCCGTACATGCACAACGGCGTTTACCGAACACTGGAAGAAGTAATCGATTTTTACGAGAAAGGGGGCGGTAACGGTTTAGGCTTTAAGCTCGATAATCAGACGTTACCCTTTGACAAGCTGGATCTGACCGATAGCGAGAAAAAAGCGCTGGTCTCTTTTCTGAAAGCATTATAAAAAAATCGGGTGGAACGAATGACGTTCTACCCGATTTTGGTAAAGGACATAGGAGTTACCTCCGCGCTTAGAAGGAGTACCGTGCTCCTAGCTGCATCTGCCAGCGTGATCCCAGCGGATCAATCGAGTAGGGGGCTGATGGACGGCTCCAGGTAAAGGTAGGATCGCCAGTAGCGGGATTCGTCGCGCGAGCCAGACCGATAGACGCTGTCGAGTTGAACGTGTTGGGCGAGAAGTAGTAGTAACCTAACTTCTTATCAACCAGGTTCAGGAAGTTCAGAATGTCGTACGAGAACTGAAGCGAGTGGCCGTTCTGCATTCTGATCTCGTGCAGGAAGCGCAGATCCATCGTGTTGTTCCAGGGGGTACGTCCGCCATTACGCTCGGTAAACGTTCCCATGCGGCTGCTCAAATATTTGTCGCTCTGAACGAAGGCCATGAAGTCCTGAGCCTGGGTGCCGGTTGGAAGCAGACGTTGGGCTTCGCTCATATCCTTCGGAATATACGCTAGGCTGTTGGCTTGTCCCGTTCCATCGACCGTCGAGTTTACGTAACCCCACGAGAAAGGCGAACCCGACTGGAAAGAGTAGAACAACGTAACCGTTGTGGCGTTGCTTTTGCTCCAGGTCTGGCGGTAGTTGATCGTGCCTACGATGCGGTGGCGAATATCGAAGTTCGAATATGCCAGCGTCGGATTGTTCGGCGACAGCGACTGGTTCAACTGCCAGTTCGATTCCATCGAGTTACGAATACCGTTGGTTAAATCATACGCTTTTCCGTAGGTATAAGCAGCCGATAAGCCAAAGCCTGCGGTGTAGTTTTTCTGAATCTGCGCCGTCAGGTTGTACCGGTAACCCTGATTGGTGTTAGACAGCAGGTAAGCGTTCGCGAAGTTATTGTCGATACGCTGAGCACCGGCTGTTCCTGTTGCCGATACGTAAATGGGCTGTTGCTGCTGGGTATCGTAGCTATAATACCGAACGGCATCTTTCGTATTTACCTGCTGGAACTTAAGGTCTTTGATCACCTTCGTGTACAAGCCTTCTAACGTGATTTTGTAACCGGCAAGGGTGTAATCGACGGCCAGGTTACCCCGGAACATCTGCGGCATTTTGAAATTGTTATCGATCAAATCAACCTGCGTCCGGCGAACACCACCGTTAGCCGCGTTGTTGTTGATGGCCAGAGCGCCGTTCGGTATCAGCGGATCGCCAACCAGTTTGGTCGTAGCCGTCGCGTTGTTGTTGAAATCGTAAGCACCGTAGCCAACACCGTTGTTGTAGAAAGCGTATCCTAACCACGCGAAAGGAATACGACCCGTGAACAGACCGGCACCACCCCGGAATACCAGACTCTTGTCGCCTTTGGCATCGACGGTGAAGCCCAGTCGGGGCGACACCTGAACGTTGTTCAGATACGTGTTGGTGATCTGATTCAGCGGGGTGTAGGTATACGTTGTGCCGTAGTTCGGGTCACCAGCCGACGCGTTAACCTGTGAGCTCAGCGCCGGTTTGTTAGGCAGACCCGTATAGTCGAAACGAACCCCCGGCGACAGTTTGATGCGGTCGGTCAGTTGAATGTCGTCCTGCGCGTACAGACTCAACAGATTTACGTTAAAATGCGCGTACGGATTGTTGAACTGGTTGTCCAGATTGTTGCTGGCATCACCGAACGGATATGAACCCCGAACCCGGTTTGGCAGTTTGCTCAGGAATTCGTCAACGGAACGGTACGAAATCCGGCCATTGGGCGAATTGACGAAGCCGTAGTCGATGGTGTAAAACTCGTTGTGCGTACCGATGGTGAATGTGTTGATGCCTTTGTAAAACGTAAAGTTATCCGTCAGCTCAAAGGTCTTCTGGCGCATGTTGAACACCGAAGCTTCGCGGTCGTTACCCAGGAAAATCGTACCGCCGTTGTAGCCAATTTCAACCTGCGGAAACGTCCGGACGTTGGATAGCGTCGTGCGGTAGTCATGTACTGTCGAGTAACCAGCGATCAGGCTGTTCGACGCCCGGCCACCCAACTGCGTTTTCAGCTCAGCAACCGTACTGCTCTGGTTGTTGTTCTGGCGAAAATCGATGCTGCCGAAGCGGAAGTTAGCCGCGTCGCGCTCCAGGTTCGTTGCTTCCGAGAAAACGGTATTGTTACGGATGCTCAACTGGTTGCGGGCATTGATGTTCCAATCGAGCCGGTTAAAGAACTTCGTGCTTTTCGAGTAGATCGAGTAGTTGTCGTACGAACCAGCGTCGAGGCCGTAGTTGGCTTTAACGAAGTCGGAAAGCTGCTGGGCTACCGCTGCGTCTTTAATCAGCGACGAAGGCGAACCAGCCTGAAACTGTACGGGGTCCTGACGGTTTGTGATTTCTTCGTTGGTAAAGAAAAACAGTTTGTCTTTGATCAGGGGCAAACCTACCCGAACACCGGTCTGGTACTCGTGGAAGGTGCTGGGCAATTTTTCTTTCGTACCGGATGCGCCGTTCCAGGTTCCCGTCAGCGTTGCATTCCGACCGAATCCATACACCGAACCCGTTACTTTATTCGTACCGCTACGTGTAACGGCGTTGACCGAGCCGCCCAGAAAGTTACCCAGCCGCACGTCAAATGGGGCTACGGCTACCTGAATGTCCTGGATCGCATCTAAGCTGACCGGGTTGGTACGGGTGCTTGATCCGGGCTGTCCTGATGTTCCCGTTGAACCGCCGAGCGAAGGACTAAAGCCAATCGCATCGTTATTAATGGCTCCGTCGATGGTTACGTTGTTGTACCGAAAGTTGGTACCCGCAAACGAGTTCTGGTTATTGACCTGGGGCGTCAGCCGGGTCATATCGGTCAGGCTGCGGGAAATAGTGGGTAGACGGCGGATCGTTTCGCTGCCGACGTTGATGCCAGCCCCTTCGCGCTCGCCCCCCCGATTGCCTTTCACCACTACTTCGCTGAGGGTTGCGTTGGCATCTTCGAGAATTACGTTCAGGTTCGTTGTTTCGCCCAGTTGGAGGGTAACGCCCGACCGGACGGCATTTTTAAAGCTGACGTAAGAGAATGTAATTTCGTAAGGACCACCCGCGGTCATGTTGTTGATGCGGTAGCGCCCTTCGGCATCGGTGATCGTGGCGTAGCGCGCGCCGGTGGGTGTGTATAAGGCTTGAACGGTGGCCCCGATGAGGCTTTCATTTTTGGCGTCGGTGATTCGACCACTCAGGCCGCTGGTGGTTACCTGTGCCCAAGCGAACGAACTCAACAACAAATTAACAAGTAGAACTAAGCTACAGCGTTTCATTCAAACTAATGGTTTGTTTCGGGCTGCAAGTTATCCTGGGCATATTGCCTGTATATTATGACAATGTTACGAATCGGTACAGATTGATTAAAAGACGATTAACAAACGCTTGTGCACCTAACATTTATTTTCGTGACGTTAGGTGTTGTCGCATCTGGCTTATCGAGCAATCGGGGTTTGTTTAACGATTTCATAATACTATCCATATGGTAACCGTGTTAAGCCGACTTAATTTTAATGCTTACGTTTCCTCTTTTAGTTATGCCAATGCCCATCGTTGTCCAGCACCTGCTTGACGATTGCTCACAAGACTACTCGCTACGCACAGTAAAACCGGGTGATTTTATTTACCAGCCCGCTGACGTTGATACACACGTATACATTATAGAAAAAGGACTGGTTAAAATCGGTAGCCTGGGGGAGTGGGGCCAACGCGTTCTGTATGATTTATTAAAACCAGGTGAACTGTTCGGCGACTTGGATTATCTGGACGAAGTCGTTTTTTTTGAATACGCTCAGGCCGCAACCAGTGCTTCCGTATATGTTATTGACCGACCCGCTTTCCGGCATGCAGTGACCCACAATCCTTTGCTGGCCGACTGGTTCAGCGAGACGGTTATTCGTCGATGGCACCGTACGGAAATCCGACTGCTGCATCGCAATGGGTTGATCGTTGATGACCGAATTCGGCACTTGCAGGAGCAGTACAACTCCTCTGTTTTGGATGCGAACAATCAGCTGCATCGCCCCTTCGATTATTTGTCGTATCAGGAAATTGGTGATTTAGTGGGTGCTACCCGTCAAACGGTTTCGCGTAAGATTCGTACCTCCGCCGAACCGACAGTTACCATTGTTATGCATGTGTAACCAACTGTTCCGGCAAACGGGCCAATCTGGTAATACATACTTAATAGTTTGTCGTGGTTATTTAAGGTTTTGTTAAGGCTGAGGCAAATGTTAAAATTTAACAGCGTCGAGCCGATGGCGTTAGCGAGTTTCGTTTTTCCGATTCTTCAAACGCAACTCAATGCAGCACATTTTCGCTTCGTACAACCGTTTTCTTTTACCCTTACTCTTCTGTTGTTTATTCTTCACGCGCCTGGCCTTGGGACAAGCCACTGACGCTACGATGGCCGGTATCGTAAAGGATAAAGCCGGAAGTGCCTTACCCGGTGTAACCGTTCAGATCCGTAACGAAGCCACCGGCTTCCATACCGGCACACAGACGAGTGTTGATGGACGTTTTGCTATTCGGCAGTTGCCACTCGGTGGGCCGTACACCATTACGTTCTCGTACGTGGGCTTTACGAATCAAAGCCGCAAAGGATACCAGCTCAACCAAGGCGATCTAATAACTGTCAACGCTACGATGGCCGAAACTGATCAGCAATTGCAGGAGGTCGTCGTAGCGGGTACGAGCCTCAAAAACCGCGTAGACCGGCTCGGCGCTTCAACAGCTATAACCGCCGACAACATTGCCAAGCTACCGGTGTTTAACCGGAGCTTCACCAACCTGCTGGCGCTTTCGCCGTTGAGTAATGGCACCAGCATCGGTGGGCAACTACCGTCATCGACCAACTTTCTCATCGATGGGGCCAGTGCTCGTAATAACCTGACCAGTGGTGCTTTAGGGAGCGGGCCGTTTTCGCTTTCACTCGAAGCGATCCGTGAATTTGAAATTGTCGCGAATGAGTACGATGTAACCAAAGGGCGTCAGGGGGGCGGTACGGTGAGTGCGGTTACCAAGTCGGGTACGAATACCGTGACGGGTACTGCCTTTACGTATTATAACGCCAACGGTCTGTCGAGTCCACGCGATATGCGGGGCAATATCCGCACGGTTGATTTCAGCCGCTTTCAGTACGGCTTCTCGTTAGGTGGACCGATCATCAAAGATAAATTGCACTACTTTGTTGCCCTCGATCGGCAAAACGAATCATCTCCATTCTACATTGCTGATATCCGCTCCGATGCGGATGCCAACGCGCTGGCGATTAGTAAGGCTGTACTGGATAGTGTCATCACCATTGGCCGTCAAAAATATGGCCTGAGCAATACCCAGCAGGTCGGAGAATTTAACCGGAAGACAGTGGCCAACACTCTATTTACTCGGCTCGACTGGCAACTCAATGCCAAGCATACGCTGACGCTGCGCAACAACTTCAGCAACTGGGACAATCCAAACAGCACGAACGATAATTCCGCCATCAATCTGTTCGAAGTGTACGGGGGATTCAAATCGCTGGAAAACAGCACGCTGCTATCACTACGGTCGACGTTTAAACCAACATTGGTCAACGAACTGAAAATTCAGTATCAGCACGCTACCCGGAACTACGAAGCCAACAGCCTGCTTCCATCGGCCAACATTCCCCGCGCTATTGTTACGGTCAACTCTGTATTGCCCAACGGTCGGAACGGTAGTACGTCGGTCCAGTTAGGCGGACAGCGGTTCACACCGGAACGCAACCTCGAAAACCAGATTCAACTGGCCAATACGCTGTACTGGACGAAAGACCGCTACAATTTTACGTTCGGCACCGACAACACGCTGACGTATCTGGACACCTACATTTCGAATGAACAAAACGGTCGGTTTGTCTTCAACAGCCTAAAGGAGTTCAACGATCTAAACCCATCACGGTACGCCCGCGAAGTGCCCATCAACGGCATTCCATCGGTGCAACAGTACGTATTGAACGCGTCGTTGTTCGGACAGGTGCAGTATAAACCCCGGTTTGACATGGACCTTCAGGCAGGACTGCGCTGGGATTTGACCAGTTACCTGACAAAGGGTGATTACAACCCAGTGGTAGAACGGGAACTGGGCCTCCGCACCGACGCCAATCCAACCGACTGGAACAACATTCAACCCCGCGTTCAACTGACCTGGAACCTCGGCAACAAAAACCGCGACATCATCCGGGTAGGGGGTGGGGCCTTCTCGGCTTACGTAATCAACTACGCACAGGTGAACAACATTCAGAACAGCGGGACCAAAGTGGCGTCTATTGACGTAACCCGTCCGGCTAATGCTAGCCAGCCGAACCTGGTACCCCGTCCTGATTTCGTTTCCTACCGTAACAATCCTACAACCGCGCCGGGAATTCCAGCCGGGGCCAGCTACGTGTCAACGATCAACCTCAACGATCCGAATTTCCAGGTACCTACCATCTACAAAGCAAACGTGTCGTATAGCCACTTCTTTGGCGACAACGTTCGGTTAGGGGCTAACTTGCTTTACGCCAAAACAGTAAATAACTACGTTTACCTGGATCGCAACCTGGTTGACCAGCCGTATTTTACGCTCAGTAACGAAGCCAACCGGGGCGTTTTCGTACCCGCTAACACCATTGCAACCAACAGCGGCCAGACAAACAACGTATTAGGTCGCAAAACGCAGGCGGTTGGCCGGACTCTGATGCTGACCAACGGGGCCAAACTGCAAACGCTGACGTTTGTGCTGGACGGCGAAATCCGGTTGCCGCGTAATGGTTCGCTGGCGTTCAGCTACACCTGGAACGATTCCCGTGATAATACGTCGTACAACGGGAACGTAGCCAATACGTCTACCTTCCGGCCCATCAAAAGTGATCCCCGCAACCTGGACGAGATCAACTATTCCGACAATCAGTTCCGGCATAAGTTAGTCGCCTATGGTTCGTCGCCGTCGGTGGCTGGTTTGGTGTTGAGCGTACGGTTCACGGGCGTCGGCGGTTCGCGGTATTCGCTGGTCGTTGACGGTGATATAAACGGAGATTTTGTGGGTGGTCCCGGTACGGATAATGACCTGGCGTTTGTCTTCGACCCGGCTAATCCGGAGGTGCCGCAGGCCATCCGCACTTCGATGCAGCG
This window contains:
- a CDS encoding cytochrome c peroxidase, whose product is MTIVSSKPDKIQHKARLIAFCLAVVVCSIALYLWLRPIPTPVQTVKAQFMQEIDELDSTVSHLQKAIALRQSNQTIQDAFRRSRLAYKRIEFLSAYYSPETTKALNGPNIPDVDDDLRVNEPEGFQVLEELLFPGLEPANQAEATQHAAVLRANVNRLRKISESNDVTDSHVFDAMRLEVFRVITLGVTGFDSPVAFYSLPESASALESLQQQLAHYELKKRDAHLAEQLDQAFTQAVQSLRSGQDFNRFDRLGLIKQSANTLSSLLLDAQESLNIPVFTESRLLRPSARTLTDIDAFDPSYFVNFTEQRATPDRIALGKQLFSDPILSGGEGRTCASCHQPERAFTDGEQKSLAIGFNGRRVARNAPTLLNASLQAVQFADSRVVFLEDQASDVIQNKAEMHGSLPAAVIALQKNKQYRALFAKSYQEGVTEGTLKNAVASYVRSLVKLDSRVDQYLRGQPTTLSADEKKGFNLFMGKAKCATCHFFPLFNGTVPPAFQETESEVLGTPAHANGKQVDEDLGKFVLTKREPHRYSFKTPTVRQVSQTAPYMHNGVYRTLEEVIDFYEKGGGNGLGFKLDNQTLPFDKLDLTDSEKKALVSFLKAL
- a CDS encoding TonB-dependent receptor, with translation MKRCSLVLLVNLLLSSFAWAQVTTSGLSGRITDAKNESLIGATVQALYTPTGARYATITDAEGRYRINNMTAGGPYEITFSYVSFKNAVRSGVTLQLGETTNLNVILEDANATLSEVVVKGNRGGEREGAGINVGSETIRRLPTISRSLTDMTRLTPQVNNQNSFAGTNFRYNNVTIDGAINNDAIGFSPSLGGSTGTSGQPGSSTRTNPVSLDAIQDIQVAVAPFDVRLGNFLGGSVNAVTRSGTNKVTGSVYGFGRNATLTGTWNGASGTKEKLPSTFHEYQTGVRVGLPLIKDKLFFFTNEEITNRQDPVQFQAGSPSSLIKDAAVAQQLSDFVKANYGLDAGSYDNYSIYSKSTKFFNRLDWNINARNQLSIRNNTVFSEATNLERDAANFRFGSIDFRQNNNQSSTVAELKTQLGGRASNSLIAGYSTVHDYRTTLSNVRTFPQVEIGYNGGTIFLGNDREASVFNMRQKTFELTDNFTFYKGINTFTIGTHNEFYTIDYGFVNSPNGRISYRSVDEFLSKLPNRVRGSYPFGDASNNLDNQFNNPYAHFNVNLLSLYAQDDIQLTDRIKLSPGVRFDYTGLPNKPALSSQVNASAGDPNYGTTYTYTPLNQITNTYLNNVQVSPRLGFTVDAKGDKSLVFRGGAGLFTGRIPFAWLGYAFYNNGVGYGAYDFNNNATATTKLVGDPLIPNGALAINNNAANGGVRRTQVDLIDNNFKMPQMFRGNLAVDYTLAGYKITLEGLYTKVIKDLKFQQVNTKDAVRYYSYDTQQQQPIYVSATGTAGAQRIDNNFANAYLLSNTNQGYRYNLTAQIQKNYTAGFGLSAAYTYGKAYDLTNGIRNSMESNWQLNQSLSPNNPTLAYSNFDIRHRIVGTINYRQTWSKSNATTVTLFYSFQSGSPFSWGYVNSTVDGTGQANSLAYIPKDMSEAQRLLPTGTQAQDFMAFVQSDKYLSSRMGTFTERNGGRTPWNNTMDLRFLHEIRMQNGHSLQFSYDILNFLNLVDKKLGYYYFSPNTFNSTASIGLARATNPATGDPTFTWSRPSAPYSIDPLGSRWQMQLGARYSF
- a CDS encoding Crp/Fnr family transcriptional regulator, whose protein sequence is MPIVVQHLLDDCSQDYSLRTVKPGDFIYQPADVDTHVYIIEKGLVKIGSLGEWGQRVLYDLLKPGELFGDLDYLDEVVFFEYAQAATSASVYVIDRPAFRHAVTHNPLLADWFSETVIRRWHRTEIRLLHRNGLIVDDRIRHLQEQYNSSVLDANNQLHRPFDYLSYQEIGDLVGATRQTVSRKIRTSAEPTVTIVMHV
- a CDS encoding TonB-dependent receptor, with amino-acid sequence MQHIFASYNRFLLPLLFCCLFFTRLALGQATDATMAGIVKDKAGSALPGVTVQIRNEATGFHTGTQTSVDGRFAIRQLPLGGPYTITFSYVGFTNQSRKGYQLNQGDLITVNATMAETDQQLQEVVVAGTSLKNRVDRLGASTAITADNIAKLPVFNRSFTNLLALSPLSNGTSIGGQLPSSTNFLIDGASARNNLTSGALGSGPFSLSLEAIREFEIVANEYDVTKGRQGGGTVSAVTKSGTNTVTGTAFTYYNANGLSSPRDMRGNIRTVDFSRFQYGFSLGGPIIKDKLHYFVALDRQNESSPFYIADIRSDADANALAISKAVLDSVITIGRQKYGLSNTQQVGEFNRKTVANTLFTRLDWQLNAKHTLTLRNNFSNWDNPNSTNDNSAINLFEVYGGFKSLENSTLLSLRSTFKPTLVNELKIQYQHATRNYEANSLLPSANIPRAIVTVNSVLPNGRNGSTSVQLGGQRFTPERNLENQIQLANTLYWTKDRYNFTFGTDNTLTYLDTYISNEQNGRFVFNSLKEFNDLNPSRYAREVPINGIPSVQQYVLNASLFGQVQYKPRFDMDLQAGLRWDLTSYLTKGDYNPVVERELGLRTDANPTDWNNIQPRVQLTWNLGNKNRDIIRVGGGAFSAYVINYAQVNNIQNSGTKVASIDVTRPANASQPNLVPRPDFVSYRNNPTTAPGIPAGASYVSTINLNDPNFQVPTIYKANVSYSHFFGDNVRLGANLLYAKTVNNYVYLDRNLVDQPYFTLSNEANRGVFVPANTIATNSGQTNNVLGRKTQAVGRTLMLTNGAKLQTLTFVLDGEIRLPRNGSLAFSYTWNDSRDNTSYNGNVANTSTFRPIKSDPRNLDEINYSDNQFRHKLVAYGSSPSVAGLVLSVRFTGVGGSRYSLVVDGDINGDFVGGPGTDNDLAFVFDPANPEVPQAIRTSMQRVLDNPDNRAAGAIRNSIGNIFDRNGGENGFSGTFDVRLAKSFRTFGKQQLALSVDVFNFANLLGQVLDGVTTKGAEATSFRNWGGNYNLSNQTLLTPNGFNPTTRQYSYRVNENVGTTQKQGTPYSVQLGARYSF